The Echinicola rosea genome has a segment encoding these proteins:
- a CDS encoding ribulokinase yields MNDKFVIGLDYGSDSVRAVIVNTSNGEVKGSHVFWYPRWKAGKYCDPVSNQFRQHPLDHLEGLEETIREVIKESGVPAEQIKGICVDTTGSSPMAVDQQGKPLALSPEFAENPNAMMVLWKDHTAIKEADEINELARTWGGEDYTKYEGGIYSSEWFWAKILHVIREDEAVAQAAFSWMEHCDVITAELIGADNPLDFKRSRCAAGHKALWHESWDGLPPKEFLSKLDPRLADLRDRLYTETFTSDLPAGKLSAKWAEKLGLSTDTVIAVGTFDAHAGAVGGEVAENTLVKVMGTSTCDIMVATHEAIGDNLVKGICGQVDGSVIPGTVGLEAGQSGFGDVLAWFKHLVVKPTAALIRASKELDDAKKEALINEIDSQLLIKLSEEALQIPLSETSPVALDWINGRRTPDANQALKGAVMGLNMGTDAARVFKALVESICFGSKKIVDRFREEGVAIDGVIGMGGVAKKSKLVMQTMADVLNMPIKIATSDQAPALGAAMYASVAAGIHPTTEAAIAAMTNGFDKVYEPIPENVEVYKALYAKYAEFGAFVERQTSPVLADQ; encoded by the coding sequence ATGAACGATAAATTTGTCATTGGCTTGGATTATGGCTCTGATTCTGTCAGGGCCGTAATCGTCAATACGAGCAATGGGGAAGTTAAAGGCAGCCATGTCTTTTGGTATCCCCGATGGAAAGCAGGTAAATACTGTGATCCAGTAAGCAATCAATTTAGGCAGCATCCATTGGATCATTTGGAAGGATTGGAAGAGACGATCCGTGAAGTGATCAAGGAGTCTGGAGTGCCTGCAGAGCAGATCAAGGGAATCTGTGTGGACACGACAGGGTCTTCTCCCATGGCAGTGGACCAGCAAGGCAAGCCATTGGCATTGTCACCGGAATTTGCTGAAAACCCAAATGCCATGATGGTGCTCTGGAAAGACCACACTGCGATCAAAGAAGCTGATGAAATCAATGAATTGGCCAGGACTTGGGGGGGTGAAGATTACACCAAATACGAGGGAGGTATTTATTCTTCCGAATGGTTTTGGGCAAAAATCCTCCATGTCATCCGTGAGGATGAAGCGGTTGCTCAAGCGGCCTTTTCGTGGATGGAGCATTGTGATGTGATCACTGCCGAGCTGATCGGGGCGGACAACCCACTGGATTTTAAACGCAGCCGATGTGCGGCAGGCCATAAGGCACTGTGGCACGAGAGTTGGGATGGCCTTCCCCCAAAGGAATTCCTTTCCAAATTGGACCCAAGGCTTGCCGATTTACGGGACAGGTTATATACCGAGACCTTTACCTCAGATTTGCCAGCGGGCAAGTTAAGTGCTAAATGGGCTGAAAAATTAGGCCTCAGTACGGATACGGTTATCGCCGTAGGAACTTTTGATGCCCATGCCGGAGCGGTAGGGGGAGAAGTGGCCGAAAACACCTTGGTGAAGGTGATGGGGACATCTACCTGTGACATTATGGTGGCGACACATGAAGCAATTGGAGACAATTTGGTAAAGGGAATTTGTGGTCAAGTGGATGGTTCTGTCATTCCAGGAACAGTAGGCTTGGAAGCTGGCCAATCTGGTTTTGGCGATGTGTTGGCTTGGTTTAAGCACCTGGTGGTCAAGCCGACCGCGGCACTGATCCGTGCGAGCAAAGAACTGGACGATGCCAAGAAAGAAGCCCTGATCAATGAAATCGACAGCCAACTGCTGATCAAATTATCTGAAGAGGCTTTGCAGATTCCGCTTTCAGAAACTTCCCCTGTCGCACTGGATTGGATAAATGGCAGACGGACGCCAGACGCCAATCAGGCACTAAAAGGTGCTGTGATGGGCTTGAATATGGGCACGGATGCTGCCCGGGTTTTTAAGGCGCTAGTAGAGTCCATCTGCTTTGGATCCAAAAAGATCGTGGACCGCTTCAGGGAAGAAGGTGTAGCCATTGATGGTGTGATTGGCATGGGGGGAGTCGCCAAGAAGTCCAAGTTGGTCATGCAGACCATGGCAGACGTGCTGAACATGCCGATCAAAATCGCCACTTCTGACCAAGCACCTGCTTTGGGGGCGGCGATGTATGCCTCCGTTGCAGCGGGCATTCATCCGACCACCGAAGCGGCCATTGCAGCCATGACGAATGGATTTGACAAAGTCTATGAGCCAATTCCGGAAAATGTGGAGGTTTATAAGGCTTTATATGCTAAATATGCTGAGTTTGGCGCCTTCGTGGAAAGGCAAACATCTCCGGTTTTAGCAGATCAATAA
- a CDS encoding alpha-N-arabinofuranosidase yields MKKTLLGGLMMAVAMLSGFTTMAQNKLVINADQGKTQISRHIYGHFSEHLGRCIYGGIWVGPDSEIENINGYRTDVFEALKALDIPNLRWPGGCFADEYHWTDGIGPRSERPKMINTHWGGVTEDNSFGTHEFFGFVEMLDTEPYITGNVGSGSVEEMSKWVEYINFDGVSPMADLRKKNGREEPWQIKYWGVGNESWGCGGNMTPEYYANEYRRYATFARDYPGAKLYKIAGGANSTDYNWTEVLMQKIPLHMMDAMSLHYYTIPGNWRDKGSSTDFDKEEYLTTLQKAAFMDQLLTNHETRMDKYDPNKRVKLIVDEWGTWYDVEPNTNPGFLYQQNTLRDAFVAAITLNIFNQHADRVHMANLAQTVNVLQALILTEDEKMLLTPTYHVFDLYKPHMDATLLPSYLTSDKVKAGDTEMDALNVSSSLSDDGTVNISIANVDPENAIDLEVFLHGTDAKEVTGRYLTAPALNSHNSFDDNDVVSIEAFDDFKWNKDVLDVKVPAKSVIVLRVK; encoded by the coding sequence ATGAAGAAAACCTTACTTGGCGGCCTTATGATGGCAGTAGCGATGCTGTCTGGATTTACTACCATGGCCCAAAATAAGCTGGTCATTAATGCAGATCAGGGAAAGACCCAAATTAGCCGACATATCTATGGACATTTTAGTGAGCACCTAGGCCGTTGTATCTACGGAGGTATCTGGGTAGGTCCGGATTCAGAAATTGAAAATATCAATGGCTACAGGACAGATGTTTTTGAAGCGTTGAAAGCCTTGGACATTCCTAACCTGAGGTGGCCAGGAGGCTGTTTTGCGGATGAATATCACTGGACGGATGGTATCGGTCCACGAAGCGAGCGCCCCAAGATGATCAACACCCACTGGGGTGGGGTGACCGAAGACAATTCTTTTGGGACACACGAGTTTTTTGGATTCGTGGAAATGCTGGACACCGAACCGTACATTACCGGAAATGTAGGCAGTGGCTCGGTAGAAGAAATGTCCAAGTGGGTAGAATATATCAATTTTGACGGCGTAAGCCCGATGGCCGATCTTCGTAAGAAAAACGGTAGAGAGGAGCCTTGGCAGATCAAATACTGGGGAGTAGGAAATGAAAGCTGGGGTTGTGGAGGAAATATGACACCGGAATATTACGCCAATGAGTACCGCAGATATGCCACCTTTGCACGAGATTATCCTGGAGCAAAACTCTATAAAATTGCCGGTGGTGCCAATTCTACCGATTACAATTGGACTGAAGTGTTGATGCAAAAGATACCGCTTCACATGATGGATGCGATGTCCCTGCACTATTACACGATTCCCGGTAACTGGCGCGACAAAGGTTCTTCTACCGACTTTGACAAGGAAGAGTACTTGACTACTTTGCAGAAAGCTGCCTTTATGGATCAGTTGCTGACCAACCATGAAACCAGAATGGACAAGTACGACCCCAACAAGCGTGTAAAGCTGATCGTGGACGAATGGGGTACTTGGTATGACGTAGAGCCAAATACCAATCCTGGCTTCTTATACCAGCAAAATACCCTGAGGGATGCTTTTGTTGCTGCGATCACCCTGAACATCTTTAACCAGCATGCCGACCGCGTTCATATGGCCAATCTGGCACAAACGGTAAATGTGCTTCAGGCATTGATCCTTACTGAAGATGAAAAAATGTTGCTAACGCCAACATATCACGTGTTTGACCTGTACAAGCCACACATGGACGCGACCTTATTGCCTTCCTACTTGACTTCAGATAAGGTAAAAGCGGGAGATACGGAGATGGATGCATTGAACGTGTCTTCGTCCCTTTCTGATGATGGAACGGTCAACATCAGTATTGCCAATGTGGATCCTGAAAATGCCATTGACCTAGAGGTCTTCCTTCACGGTACAGATGCCAAGGAAGTTACGGGACGTTACCTGACAGCCCCAGCGCTGAACAGTCACAATTCCTTTGACGATAATGATGTGGTGAGCATTGAAGCCTTTGATGATTTCAAATGGAACAAAGATGTGCTTGATGTAAAAGTACCAGCAAAGTCCGTGATAGTTCTGCGCGTAAAGTAA
- a CDS encoding glycoside hydrolase family 97 protein, with translation MTKTTLIVCLILSCWACSQSQEDMTLSSPDGQLMLDVKVEEEKVRYQLNRNEKEVLEWSQLGLVMDQADLFEGMTLEAVTAVAAVNDQYTLVHGKKKEVTYQGNEKQYQFSNAEGKKLTIIFRLSNDGLAFQYQLDGEGDEVYTIEAEKTTFNFPETAKAWMQPIAEVNTGWESSNPSYEEEYQMGVSVGTASPIPSGWVYPALFLSNDTWVLVSEAGLGDDYCATRLDAESPGGEYAVAFPSDEEAFPGGPAKPTGRLPWKSPWRILAVGDLGTVVESTLGTDLAKPQIDMPTDFVVPGQAAWSWALGKDESITYDIQKSHIDFAAKMDYEHCLIDVNWDTTIGYDKIAELVTYAAEKGVKVHLWYNSAGSWNTTPYHPRNMLVEDEDRMSEFKRIKAMGVAGVKIDFFGGDGQSMIGYYHAILKDAAEVGLMVNFHGTTLPRGWQRTYPHLMTMESVKGFEMITFEQAFADRVPAHCAVLPFTRNVFDPMDFTPMSLDEIPNIDRRTSKAFELALTVVYESGIQHLAESPEGTAKQQQEIIHYLQQLPKTWENTKFIDGYPGEFAVLARKGEGKWYVAGINGSEQSKSVQLTLPFSDASGRWLLITDSADKSRFEIDEVAVSELDSVNLSANTGFVLFQLK, from the coding sequence ATGACGAAAACAACCTTAATTGTATGCCTGATCCTTAGCTGTTGGGCATGTTCACAGTCCCAAGAAGACATGACCTTGTCTTCACCTGATGGCCAGTTGATGCTTGATGTGAAGGTGGAAGAAGAAAAGGTTCGTTACCAGCTTAATCGCAATGAAAAGGAAGTCCTAGAATGGTCCCAGCTTGGTTTGGTGATGGACCAAGCAGATTTATTTGAAGGAATGACCTTGGAGGCAGTGACGGCAGTGGCGGCAGTAAATGATCAATACACCCTTGTGCACGGCAAAAAAAAGGAAGTCACCTATCAGGGAAATGAAAAGCAATACCAGTTTTCCAATGCAGAAGGTAAAAAGCTAACCATCATTTTCAGATTATCCAATGATGGCTTGGCCTTTCAGTACCAGCTTGATGGGGAAGGCGATGAAGTATATACAATTGAGGCGGAAAAAACGACCTTTAACTTTCCTGAAACCGCCAAAGCCTGGATGCAGCCCATCGCCGAGGTGAATACCGGTTGGGAAAGCAGTAATCCTTCCTATGAAGAGGAGTACCAAATGGGTGTCTCCGTAGGCACAGCTTCTCCGATCCCTTCGGGCTGGGTCTATCCGGCACTTTTTCTGAGCAATGATACCTGGGTGCTGGTTTCGGAAGCTGGCTTGGGCGACGATTATTGTGCCACGAGGCTGGATGCGGAGTCTCCGGGAGGAGAATATGCGGTGGCCTTCCCAAGTGATGAAGAAGCGTTTCCCGGAGGCCCTGCTAAGCCGACTGGTCGTTTGCCGTGGAAATCGCCCTGGAGGATTCTTGCAGTGGGTGACCTGGGCACGGTCGTAGAATCGACTTTGGGCACTGACTTGGCAAAACCCCAAATTGATATGCCCACTGATTTTGTAGTGCCTGGCCAAGCAGCTTGGAGCTGGGCGCTGGGAAAAGACGAATCCATTACCTACGATATCCAGAAGTCCCATATTGACTTTGCTGCTAAGATGGATTACGAGCATTGCCTGATTGATGTGAATTGGGATACGACCATCGGCTATGACAAGATAGCGGAACTGGTGACCTATGCTGCTGAAAAGGGCGTCAAAGTACACCTTTGGTACAACTCCGCCGGAAGCTGGAACACGACCCCTTATCACCCCCGAAACATGCTGGTGGAGGATGAGGACAGGATGAGTGAATTTAAGCGGATAAAAGCAATGGGTGTGGCCGGTGTGAAAATTGATTTTTTTGGCGGTGACGGCCAATCCATGATTGGGTATTACCATGCGATATTGAAAGATGCTGCTGAAGTGGGGCTGATGGTGAATTTTCACGGTACCACCTTACCGAGAGGCTGGCAGCGGACTTACCCTCATTTGATGACAATGGAGTCAGTGAAGGGGTTTGAGATGATCACCTTCGAGCAGGCGTTTGCGGATCGGGTGCCGGCGCACTGTGCAGTGCTGCCGTTTACGCGGAATGTGTTTGACCCGATGGACTTTACCCCGATGTCTTTGGATGAGATCCCTAATATCGATCGAAGGACCAGTAAGGCTTTTGAGCTGGCCCTGACCGTGGTGTATGAATCAGGAATTCAGCATTTGGCCGAATCCCCTGAGGGTACCGCGAAACAGCAGCAAGAAATTATCCATTACCTTCAGCAATTGCCAAAAACCTGGGAAAACACCAAGTTTATCGATGGATATCCTGGAGAATTTGCGGTATTGGCCAGAAAGGGTGAAGGGAAATGGTATGTGGCAGGTATCAACGGGTCGGAACAAAGCAAGTCCGTTCAGCTGACATTGCCGTTTTCCGATGCTTCCGGCCGGTGGTTATTGATCACAGATTCTGCGGACAAATCACGCTTTGAGATAGATGAAGTGGCTGTAAGTGAGTTGGATAGCGTAAATTTATCTGCAAATACGGGCTTTGTGCTTTTCCAATTAAAATAA
- a CDS encoding glycoside hydrolase family 127 protein, which yields MKKIISGLLVLGGSQLAMAQQPQVELFGLDQVTLSPSPFFDAQQVDMTYMKAMDVDRLLAPYMLEAGLDWPAERYPNWENTGLDGHIGGHYLSALAMMYASTGDEEMKQRMDYMVEQLAIAQEKNGNGYVGGIPGGMAMWEEIGQGKIDAGGFSLNQKWVPLYNIHKIYAGLRDAYWIGKNEQAKTMLIDLTDWFYELTKGFSGEQFQQMLISEHGGLNEVFADVAAITGEDKYLELAKKMSHELVLDPLERQEDQLTGMHANTQIPKVIGFQRIAQEANLTEWQDAADFFWHTVVENRSVAIGGNSVREHFHPVDDFSPMVSSNQGPETCNTYNMLRLSEQLFMSNPQAEYVDFFERGLYNHILSSQHPEKGGFVYFTPMRPEHYRVYSQPQLGFWCCVGSGLENHAKYGEFIYAHSDEALYINLFIPSELHWDEKGMVLKQHNDFPEEQGSTFTFDLKKSQKMAVKLRYPSWVEKGALAVSVNDRPIEVEAAPSSYVTIDRKWKDGDRLEVKLPMNMQWEQLPDGSDWGAFVYGPIVLAATEGTDNMPGLFADDSRMGHVAAGKMIPLAETPVLVSEGTRPEDLALPSSSPMQFELASVDADENAYTLRPFYQVHDVRYQVYWPISNPDNVTATRSAIGEKDELMLALERATVDQVATGEQQPESDHFFKGEHTLSGNTEGYFWRSTTDWFSYELKNNDRQGKKLRMVFPAKVNGNTFDILINGEVFQEVRLETKEGSSQEIDYPLPASLQKEEHLVLEFRAKNGQPTERIYYVRIMK from the coding sequence ATGAAAAAAATCATTTCCGGTCTTTTGGTACTTGGGGGGAGCCAACTGGCCATGGCCCAACAGCCACAGGTAGAGCTTTTTGGACTCGATCAAGTGACCTTGTCTCCGAGCCCGTTTTTTGATGCCCAGCAAGTGGATATGACCTATATGAAGGCTATGGATGTGGATCGATTGCTGGCCCCATATATGTTAGAGGCGGGATTGGACTGGCCTGCGGAGCGCTATCCAAATTGGGAAAACACCGGCTTGGACGGACACATCGGTGGGCATTACCTCTCTGCCTTGGCGATGATGTATGCCAGTACCGGTGATGAGGAAATGAAGCAAAGGATGGATTATATGGTAGAGCAGCTGGCGATTGCCCAAGAAAAAAATGGAAATGGCTACGTAGGTGGGATCCCCGGTGGCATGGCCATGTGGGAAGAAATTGGCCAGGGGAAAATTGATGCTGGCGGTTTTTCCCTTAATCAAAAGTGGGTACCACTTTACAACATCCACAAGATATACGCAGGTTTAAGGGATGCTTATTGGATAGGTAAAAACGAGCAAGCGAAGACCATGCTTATAGACCTGACTGACTGGTTTTATGAATTGACCAAAGGCTTTTCCGGTGAGCAGTTCCAGCAAATGCTCATCAGTGAGCATGGGGGGCTGAATGAAGTGTTTGCGGATGTGGCAGCCATTACCGGGGAGGATAAATATTTGGAATTGGCGAAAAAGATGTCCCATGAATTGGTGCTTGATCCGTTAGAGCGGCAGGAGGACCAGCTTACCGGCATGCATGCCAACACCCAAATCCCAAAAGTAATCGGTTTTCAGCGGATTGCCCAAGAGGCCAACCTGACCGAATGGCAGGATGCGGCTGATTTTTTCTGGCATACTGTGGTCGAAAACCGCTCAGTAGCCATTGGCGGCAACAGCGTCCGGGAGCACTTTCACCCAGTGGATGATTTCAGCCCGATGGTTTCATCCAACCAAGGCCCCGAAACCTGCAATACCTACAACATGCTCCGGCTGAGCGAGCAGCTCTTTATGTCTAATCCACAAGCGGAATATGTGGATTTTTTCGAAAGGGGATTGTATAACCATATCCTTTCCAGTCAGCATCCAGAGAAGGGGGGCTTCGTGTATTTTACCCCGATGCGGCCCGAGCATTACAGGGTGTATTCCCAGCCGCAGTTGGGCTTTTGGTGCTGTGTGGGATCTGGATTGGAAAACCATGCGAAATACGGGGAGTTTATTTATGCCCATTCGGACGAGGCGCTGTACATCAATCTTTTTATTCCGTCGGAGTTGCATTGGGATGAAAAGGGGATGGTGCTGAAGCAGCACAATGATTTTCCTGAAGAGCAGGGAAGTACGTTTACTTTTGACCTGAAAAAGTCACAGAAAATGGCCGTCAAGTTGCGCTATCCATCATGGGTTGAAAAAGGAGCTTTGGCGGTATCGGTAAACGATCGTCCCATAGAAGTGGAGGCAGCGCCTTCTTCCTATGTGACCATCGACAGGAAGTGGAAAGATGGTGATCGGCTGGAAGTAAAACTCCCCATGAATATGCAATGGGAGCAACTGCCTGACGGGTCGGATTGGGGGGCATTTGTGTATGGTCCGATTGTCTTGGCAGCTACGGAAGGGACGGACAATATGCCTGGCCTTTTTGCAGATGACAGCAGAATGGGGCATGTGGCAGCAGGGAAGATGATACCACTGGCAGAGACGCCTGTTTTGGTCTCAGAGGGGACTCGTCCGGAGGATTTGGCGTTACCTTCTTCCAGTCCCATGCAGTTTGAATTGGCATCTGTAGATGCTGATGAAAATGCCTATACCCTTAGGCCATTTTATCAGGTGCATGATGTGCGGTATCAGGTTTACTGGCCCATCAGTAACCCCGATAATGTGACCGCTACGAGGAGTGCTATTGGTGAAAAAGATGAGCTAATGTTGGCATTGGAGCGGGCGACGGTAGATCAAGTGGCCACTGGTGAGCAGCAGCCTGAATCTGATCATTTCTTCAAAGGAGAGCACACCCTTTCGGGCAATACAGAAGGATATTTCTGGAGAAGCACAACGGATTGGTTTAGCTATGAACTGAAAAATAATGATCGTCAGGGCAAAAAGCTGAGAATGGTTTTTCCTGCTAAGGTGAATGGAAACACATTTGATATCTTGATCAATGGTGAGGTATTCCAAGAAGTCAGGTTAGAAACCAAAGAGGGATCCAGTCAGGAAATCGATTATCCGCTGCCAGCATCATTGCAGAAGGAGGAGCACTTAGTGTTGGAGTTTAGGGCAAAGAACGGCCAACCAACTGAGCGGATTTATTATGTACGCATCATGAAGTAA
- a CDS encoding arabinan endo-1,5-alpha-L-arabinosidase, whose protein sequence is MNISIPYRAVCPLMVFAMGIVAACSVDPEEPSHLDEQGEDEAFQLTDIMDTYGAISSFGNSAQWGPYNVHDPSIVKVGEWFYSYSTDVAYGHPLLKVGVQVRKSKDLVQWQFVGWAFDGLPPQATGYITAHGGEPFENTWAPYILETDDEFRLYYSLSSGIHKLSAIGLLTSDTPEGPWQQAGLAVTSDTDIPMTNAIDPSVIVDEDGRHWMYYGSAYDGIYVLELDPVTGLAKTPDDKGKRIAQRGYTNGIINGNIEGPEVIFNAATGYYYLFLSYDWLESKYNVRVGRSKNPEGPFLDFYGNDMNSEEDNGPMIVAPYRFEGHAGWQGTAHNAAFEEDGRFFIAHQGRPVVDRFYMIMHVRELFWTHEGWPVASPQRFAGIEAQEIDRDALIGGWEQIVLGYQVVPGFAAEQTDPNLQTSYQIHLHADGTIDGEPNNIWSYEAPWLILNYGNGIFIDKVRVHTGYDWENHQETLLFTGLNNEGTAIWGKKK, encoded by the coding sequence ATGAACATTTCCATACCATATCGAGCAGTATGCCCGCTAATGGTGTTTGCTATGGGGATAGTGGCAGCATGCTCCGTGGATCCTGAAGAGCCGAGTCATCTAGATGAGCAAGGGGAGGATGAGGCCTTCCAGCTGACCGATATCATGGATACCTATGGTGCCATTTCCTCTTTTGGCAATAGTGCCCAGTGGGGACCCTATAATGTCCATGATCCTTCTATTGTAAAAGTGGGGGAGTGGTTTTACAGCTATAGCACCGATGTCGCTTACGGTCATCCCCTGCTTAAGGTAGGCGTACAAGTTCGCAAGTCAAAAGACTTGGTGCAATGGCAGTTTGTGGGATGGGCGTTTGATGGATTGCCGCCACAAGCGACTGGTTACATTACTGCCCATGGCGGGGAGCCTTTCGAAAACACCTGGGCACCGTATATTTTGGAGACCGATGACGAGTTTAGGTTATATTACTCCCTGTCATCAGGGATCCATAAACTCAGTGCCATTGGTTTATTGACCTCGGATACGCCGGAGGGGCCTTGGCAGCAAGCAGGCCTTGCGGTCACTTCCGATACGGACATCCCCATGACCAATGCCATCGACCCATCCGTTATCGTGGATGAGGATGGCAGACATTGGATGTATTATGGCTCGGCATACGATGGTATTTATGTGCTGGAACTGGATCCGGTCACAGGGTTGGCGAAAACACCAGATGACAAAGGAAAGCGGATAGCCCAAAGAGGCTATACCAATGGGATCATCAATGGTAATATCGAAGGGCCTGAAGTGATTTTTAACGCAGCCACAGGGTATTATTACCTTTTTTTATCCTATGACTGGCTGGAAAGCAAGTATAATGTCCGGGTGGGCAGATCCAAAAATCCTGAAGGTCCATTTTTGGATTTCTACGGAAATGACATGAACAGTGAAGAAGATAACGGACCAATGATCGTAGCCCCTTATCGCTTTGAGGGGCATGCCGGATGGCAAGGGACGGCGCACAATGCAGCCTTTGAAGAGGATGGACGTTTTTTTATTGCCCATCAGGGCAGGCCTGTGGTGGATAGGTTTTATATGATCATGCATGTCAGGGAACTCTTCTGGACGCATGAAGGCTGGCCTGTGGCCTCCCCACAGCGCTTTGCGGGGATAGAGGCACAGGAAATAGACCGCGATGCACTTATTGGAGGATGGGAGCAAATTGTTTTGGGATACCAGGTGGTCCCTGGCTTTGCCGCTGAACAGACAGATCCCAATTTGCAAACGTCCTACCAAATTCATCTCCATGCAGACGGAACCATTGACGGGGAGCCAAACAATATATGGTCCTATGAGGCTCCTTGGCTTATATTGAACTATGGAAATGGTATATTTATAGACAAGGTAAGGGTGCATACCGGTTATGATTGGGAAAACCACCAAGAAACCTTGCTTTTCACGGGATTAAATAACGAAGGAACTGCCATTTGGGGCAAGAAAAAATAA
- a CDS encoding arabinan endo-1,5-alpha-L-arabinosidase, protein MKKTQITLLLILTCIFSGMAQTISVHDPVMIKENDTYYLFCTGRGIAVWSSPDMENWEREAPVFADAPTWAKEVVPEFRNHIWAPDIFFHNGQYYLYYSISAFAKNTSAIGVATTKTLDSTSPDFGWTDHGIVIESVPGRDMWNAIDPNIITDEEGTPWMSFGSFWGGLKLVKLSDDMLSVKNGPEDWFTLVRRKRSFELDERDPGDAAVEAPFIFKKKDYYYLFVSFDLCCRGERSTYKMMVGRSKHLNGPYLDREGNSMYNGGGTLVLEGNENWYGVGHNSTYTFEGQDYLIFHGYDAHENGRPRLFVIEITWDEEGWPQVSIDK, encoded by the coding sequence ATGAAAAAAACACAGATTACCCTATTACTGATATTGACATGCATTTTTTCAGGAATGGCTCAGACCATTTCGGTGCATGATCCTGTGATGATCAAGGAAAATGACACCTATTACCTGTTTTGTACGGGTAGGGGAATTGCGGTTTGGTCTTCTCCAGACATGGAAAACTGGGAGCGGGAAGCACCGGTTTTTGCAGATGCACCTACTTGGGCAAAAGAGGTTGTTCCAGAGTTTAGGAACCACATTTGGGCACCGGATATATTTTTTCATAACGGCCAGTATTACCTCTATTATTCCATCTCCGCTTTTGCTAAAAACACGTCTGCCATTGGCGTAGCCACCACTAAGACACTCGATTCTACCTCCCCTGATTTTGGTTGGACCGACCACGGTATCGTCATAGAAAGTGTCCCCGGCAGGGATATGTGGAATGCCATTGATCCGAATATCATTACTGACGAGGAGGGAACTCCGTGGATGTCTTTCGGCTCTTTTTGGGGTGGATTGAAGTTGGTAAAGCTGTCAGACGATATGCTGTCAGTAAAGAATGGTCCGGAAGACTGGTTTACTTTGGTGAGAAGGAAGCGGAGCTTTGAACTGGACGAACGTGATCCCGGCGATGCCGCCGTGGAAGCGCCCTTTATCTTTAAGAAAAAAGATTATTATTACCTTTTCGTGTCGTTTGACCTTTGCTGCAGGGGAGAGCGAAGTACTTACAAAATGATGGTAGGGAGGTCTAAGCACCTTAATGGCCCTTACCTTGACCGAGAAGGCAATAGCATGTACAATGGTGGAGGAACCTTGGTGCTCGAGGGCAATGAAAACTGGTATGGCGTAGGTCATAATTCCACCTATACTTTTGAGGGGCAGGATTATCTCATCTTTCATGGCTATGATGCACATGAAAATGGTAGGCCAAGACTGTTTGTCATAGAGATTACCTGGGACGAGGAGGGCTGGCCACAGGTAAGTATTGACAAATAA
- a CDS encoding DUF3823 domain-containing protein, with protein MKLNIIQSCLLLVLGFMVASCEYDNFEEPKSTLTGRIVYEGEPLGVRNQGVQLELWQHGYDLFQKIPVYVSQDGTFSAKLFDGDYKLTLIRGNGPWMDQTDSLDIALNGSQEINVEVDPYFTLNEPSYEIVNDTIVRASFTVNQINAASTLEFTDVYMGRTSLTDIVRNEGLGRFFDGQVTPGTPATVDVTVPNHLRGRSDLFVRVGVKTLGVEELLYSQVDNVSIN; from the coding sequence ATGAAACTAAATATCATTCAATCGTGCCTTTTGCTGGTGCTGGGTTTTATGGTGGCCAGCTGCGAGTACGATAATTTTGAAGAGCCAAAATCCACCTTGACCGGTAGGATTGTGTATGAAGGGGAGCCGCTTGGGGTAAGAAACCAAGGGGTCCAACTGGAACTTTGGCAGCATGGCTATGACCTGTTCCAAAAGATTCCCGTTTATGTTTCGCAGGACGGAACCTTTTCTGCCAAATTATTTGACGGTGATTACAAGCTCACTTTGATCCGCGGCAATGGTCCGTGGATGGATCAGACGGATTCCTTGGACATTGCATTGAATGGCTCCCAAGAGATCAACGTTGAAGTGGATCCTTATTTCACGCTCAATGAGCCTAGCTATGAGATCGTCAATGATACTATTGTCAGGGCAAGCTTTACGGTGAATCAGATTAATGCTGCCAGTACCTTGGAATTTACGGACGTGTATATGGGGAGAACCTCCCTCACGGACATCGTACGAAATGAAGGACTAGGAAGGTTCTTTGACGGACAGGTGACCCCGGGGACGCCTGCTACCGTGGACGTGACCGTTCCCAATCACTTAAGAGGCAGAAGTGACTTATTCGTTAGGGTAGGTGTAAAAACACTTGGTGTGGAAGAGTTGCTTTATTCCCAAGTGGACAACGTGTCCATCAATTAA